The following nucleotide sequence is from Brachyspira suanatina.
ATATTAACAATCGCAACATCACACGTAGAATACGAATCTGACAACAGACACTACGCACACGTAGACTGTCCAGGTCACGCTGACTACATTAAAAACATGATTACAGGTGCTGCTCAGATGGACGGTGCTATCTTAGTAGTATCAGCAGAAGACGGTGTAATGCCACAAACAAAAGAACACGTACTTCTTTCTAGACAAGTAGGTGTAAACTACATCGTTGTATTCTTAAACAAATGTGATAAATTAGATGACCCAGAAATGGCTGAAATAGTAGAAGCAGAAGTAATAGACGTATTAGACCACTATGGTTTTGATGGTTCTAAAACTCCTATCATTAGAGGTTCTGCAATCAAAGCTATTCAAGCAATTGAAGCTGGAAAAGATCCTAGAACTGATCCAGATTGTAAATGTATATTAGACTTATTAAATGCATTAGATACATATATTCCAGATCCAGTACGTGAAGTAGATAAAGACTTCTTAATGTCAATCGAAGACGTATACTCAATTCCTGGAAGAGGTACAGTTGTTACAGGAAGAATTGAAAGAGGTAAAATTGAGAAAGGTAACGAAGTTGAAATCGTTGGTATCAGACCTACTCAAAAAACAACTTGTACTGGTGTAGAAATGTTCAAGAAAGAAGTTGTTGGTATAGCTGGTTATAACGTTGGATGTCTTTTAAGAGGTATTGAACGTAAAGCAGTAGAAAGAGGACAGGTATTGGCTAAACCAGGTACAATCACACCTCACAAAAAATTCGAAGCTGAAGTTTATATCTTGAAAAAAGAAGAAGGCGGAAGACACAGCGGTTTCGTAAGCGGTTACAGACCACAAATGTACTTCAGAACAACAGACGTAACAGGAGTAATCAACTTAGCAGAAGGTGCACAAATGATTATGCCTGGTGACAATGCTAACTTAACTATCGAACTTATCACTCCAATCGCTATGGAAGAAAAACAAAGATTCGCTATACGTGAAGGTGGTAAAACAGTAGGTAACGGTGTTGTAACAAAAATATTAGAATAATTTAGAGCGAAATAAAAGGGTATACCTTTTAATAAAAGATATACCCTTTAATAAATTAAGAGAAAGCGAGTAATTCAAGCTATGAAAGAACAGAAAATACGAGTTAAACTAAAAGCCTTTGATATTGAGCTTATTGATCAATCAGCTCAGTCTATAGTAGCTAGTGTAAAGAAAACAGGTGCTAGAGTATCAGGACCTATACCATTGCCTACAAGTATACGTAAGGTAACAGTAATAAGAAGTCCGCATGTAAACATTAAGTCAAGAGAACAATTTGAGATGCGCATATATAAAAGATTAATAGATATCTTTGATGTAACACCTCAGACAACAGAGTCTCTTAAGAAATTGGCGCTTCCAGCTGGGGTTGATGTTCAGCTTAAATAAGCGTTTAATTAAAAAATATTAAAGATAAAGCTTTACTACGTTTTATCTGTAATAGTTTGAAACATTAAAAAGTAGTAAGTAAAATCATTATAGAGGATTCGCCGATGGTAGGAATAATTGGCAAAAAATTGGGTATGACAACAGTTTTCGATGAGACTGGTAATGCTATAGCAGTAACAGTTGTAGAGGCTGGACCATGCACAGTTATGCAGATAAGAGATAATGAGAAAGATGGCTACAGTGCTATTCAATTAGGCTACGGTGCCGTAAAAGAAAAGCATTTAAAAAAGCCTCAGATAGGTCAATTTAAAAAAGCAAATTTAGAGCCTAAGAAATATTTAAAAGAGTTCAGAATGGACGATGCTAGTTCTTACACAGTAGGTCAAGAGCTTAAAGCAGATATATTTCAAGCAGGCGATTTTATAGATGTTAGTTCTTTGAGTAAAGGTAGAGGTTTTGCCGGCGTAATGAAAAGACATAATTATGACGGCGGTCCTATGAGCCATGGTTCTAACTTTAGAAGAAGAGCAGGTTCTATAGGTTGTAACAGCTACCCTGCAAGAGTATGGAAAGGTAAAGGTATGCCTGGACATATGGGTAATACTTTGACTACTATACAAAACTTAAAAGTAGTTGAAATAAGACCAGATGATAATTTGATTATGATAAAAGGTGCTATACCAGGTGCTATAAATAGCATAGTGAAATTAACATCAGCAGTAAAGAAACGTAATAAGAAGAAAAACTCAATGAATTAATAGAGTGAAATAATAACAGGATGATAAAATGGAAGTAGTAATACTAAATGAAAATGGAGATAGCGTAGGCAATTTAGAGATTGTTGACGAGATATTTAAATCAGAAGTTAACAATAATCTACTTTACGAAGCAATCAAAAATGAATTAGCTAACAGACGTCAGGGAACTCACTCTACAAAAACAAGAGCAGAAGTTTCAGGAGGCGGTAAAAAGCCTTGGAGACAAAAAGTCACAGGAAGAGCTAGAGCAGGTTCTACTAGATCCCCAATTTGGGTAGGCGGTGGTAAAACACATACTCCTAAGCCTAGAGATTATAGCTACAGATTGCCAAAGAAAATGAAACGTAAGGCTCTATTGTCTGTTTTATCTTTAAAATATGGAAGCAATGTTCTTAAAGTTTTTGAGGATTTTACATTTGACGCTCCAAAAACAAAAAGAATGGCTAGTTTTATAAGTAAGGTTAAAGAACCAAATACAAGAAAGGTGGCATTTGTAGTAGGTAAAGATGAATCTTTAGGAGATAATTATAATAAATTATTATTATCTTTAAGAAACATCAAAGATTTAAAGCTTGTAAATGCAGACAGTATGTCTATACATCCTTTATTTTATGCTGATGAGGTATATTTTACTAAAACAGCTTTATCTAAATTAAATGCTAGAATTAAGGGTTAAAAAATATGAGCATGTATTCACTTTTAATTGAGCCTATACTTACAGAAAAAAGTAATATGCTTAGAACTGAGCCTAGAGGAACAGAGAAGCGTTATTATGTATTTAAAGTAAGACAGGACGCTAATAAGACAGAATTAAAGAAAGCGGTTGAAAAAATATTTAATGTACATCCGCTAGATTGTAAGATAATAAATGTTAAGCCTAAGAAGAAAAATCGCAGAATGAGCAGACGCGGATATACACGCAGCTATAAAAAAGCGATAATAGTTCTTGACGGCAAAGAATCAATAGATATAGTAAAATAATGAGGGATACCGATGGCTATTAAGAAATTTAAACCGACAACACCAAGTTTGCGTTATCGTACAGTAGTAGATTTTTCGGATATTACAACAAATGAGCCTTGTAAATCATTAGTATGCGGAAAAAAACGTATAAGCGGACGCGGTTCAAATGGTCGTATAACTATGCGTCGTCGCGGAGGCGGACATAAAAAACTATTTAGATTTGTAGATTTTAGAAGAGATAAACATGATGTAGAAGCTAAAGTAGTTTCTATAGAGTATGATCCTAACAGAACAGCTCGTATAGCTTTACTACACTACACAGATGGCGAGAAAAGATACATAATATGGCCATTGGGACTTAATGTAGGCGATAGAGTAGTAAGCGGTGAAAATGCAAAAGTTAAAATTGGATGCAGTTTACCATTGAAAAAAATTCCATTAGGTACTATAATACATAACATTGAAATAACTCCTGGAAAAGGCGGTCAGCTTGTTAGAGCAGCAGGAGGTGGTGCTCAAATCACAGCTAAATCAGGCGGTTATTGTGTAATAAGACTTCGTTCAGGCGAAGAAAGAAGAATACTAGAGAATTGTTATGCTACTATAGGTCAGATTGGAAATTTAGATCATTTCAATACTACAGACGGTAAAGCTGGAACTACTAGACATAAAGGTAGAAGACCTAAAGTAAGAGGTGTTGTAATGAACCCAGTAGATCACCCACACGGCGGTGGTGAAGGTAAAAGCGGACAGGGTAACCCACATCCGGTTTCACCTACAGGTGTACCTACTAAGGGATACAAGACTAGAAAGAAACACAAGTATTCTGACAGATTAATAATCAAGAGAAGAGGGGGTAAGAAATAATGTCTCGCTCTATTAAAAAAGGACCTTTTGTAGATAAGAATCTTTTTAAGAAGATACAAGCTGGAGATAATAAGCATCAAATAAAAACTTATAGCCGTGCTTCAACAATTATTCCAGAAATGATAGGTTTTACTATAAATGTTCATAACGGAAAAACATTTGTAGCAGTTTATATACAAGAAAATATGATAGGTCATAAATTAGGCGAATTTGCACCAACAAGAAAATTTATATCTCATGCCGGTGCCGCTAAAGTAGGTAAGAAATAAGGATTTAGACTATGGATTATAAAGTAAAGGTACGTTATTTACGCATTGGTCGCAGAAAAGTAGCAAGACTGCTTCCTTTTGTTAAAGGTGAGTATGTTAACCATGCTATATCTAATCTAGCAACAATGCCTCAGATGTCATCAGTAGTTCTAAGAAAGGCTATTAAGAGCGGAATAGCTAATGCTATATTCCAATCAAGAAATATCAATCCAGATACATTATGGGTAAAAACTGCTTATGTTGATAAAGCACCTACTCTTAAAAGAATACGTGCAGCAAGCAGAGGTAGTGCTGATCCAATATTAAAAAGACTTTCACATATTACTATAATTTTAAGTGATGATAAAAAACCTGAAAAGAAAAAATTAAAAGCTAAGAGTGCTAAAACAGAAGAAGCACCTAAAGCAGCGGAGGTATAAACTATGGGTCAAAAGGTTAGTCCAATAGGCTTAAGACTCGGAATTAACAAAACTTGGTCTAGTAAATGGTTTGAAGATAGCAGAACTTATGCAGACAGTTTGCATGAAGATTTATCTATCAGACGCTATATAATGAATTATTATTATAAAACATTAAAAGAAGAACAAAAGAAAATCGGCGGAAAAAAAGAGTCTTTTGACCCTGCTATATCTGATATACAAATAGTACGTTTCCCAGATAGAATAAATATTTTCATCTCTACTGCAAGAGCAGGAGTTGTAATAGGTCCTAAAGGACAGAGAGTTGAAACTGTAAAAACAACTGTTCAAAAAATGGTTAAAAAACCAGTTCATTTCTCTATTACAGAAATCAGAGATGCAGAGTTAGATGCTAATTTAGCAGCACAAAGCGTAGCTCGTCAATTAGAAATGCGTGTTGCTTTCAGAAGAGCTATGAAAAGTGTTATAACTCAGGCTATGAAGAAAGGTGCTAAAGGTATAAAAGTTATGTGTTCTGGTCGTTTAGCAGGTGCTGATATTGCTAGAACAGAACAATATAAAAATGGTTCAGTACCATTACATACATTGAGAGCTAATATAGATTATGGCACTGCAGAAGCACTTACTACATTCGGTATTATCGGAATAAAAGTGTGGATCTATAAGGGTGAAATTCTTGATAAGAAAGAACATAAACAAGATGATGCAGGTAAAGTTATCAGTGCCAAAGGAGATAGATAATGTTACAACCATCAAGAATGAAATATCGTAAACATCATAGAGGCAGAATGAAAGGCAAATCTAAGAGAGGAAGTAATTTGACTTTCGGAGATTATGGTCTTATGGCATTAGAGCCTGTATGGCTTACAGATAGACAAATTGAGGCTGCACGTATTGCTATATCAAGACATGTTAAGCGTGTAGGTAAAATGTGGATAAAAGTATTTCCTGATAAGCCTTATACTAAAAAACCTGCTGAAACTAGAATGGGTAAAGGTAAAGGTAACGTTGAATATTGGGTAGCTGTAGTTAAGCCTGGAAAAGTAATATTTGAAATAGCAGGTGTTCCAGAAGAATTAGCTCAATCAGCTTTCAGACTAGCTGGTTTCAAGCTCCCTATCAAAACTAAGTTCATTAAGAGGGAGGCTATATAATGGCTAAGAACACTAAAGATTATAAGTCATTAGGTTTAGAAGAGCTTAAAGGTGAACTTCTAAAATTAGAAAAAGAATATCAAGAGCATAGATTTGAAAAAGTAGTTGGTGATGCTAGACAAACTCATCAATTAAAGAAAGCTCGTAAAGATATAGCTAGAGTTAAGACATTTATTCGTCAGCATGAACTTGGCATAAAAAAATAGTGAGGTATTACTGTGGAAAGCAAAGCAAAAAAATATAAAAGAGTACTTGAGGGAATTGTAGTTTCTGATAAAATGGATAAAACTATAGTTGTTAAAGTAGAAAGCAAGCAGAAACACCCGCTTTATGGTAAAACTATTAGTAAAAATAAAAGATATAAAGCTCATGATGAAAAAAATGAATGTCATGAAGGCGATTTAGTAAGAGTGATAGAGTGCAGACCTCTTAGTAAAGATAAAAAATTCAGATTAACAAAAATAATCAAGAAAGCAGAGCGTATAGAAAAAGATTCTATAGACAGCGATGTAGAGAATGTTTTAAAACGTGAAAAACATGCTCCAGAAGCAGCAGTTTCTTCACAGGTTGAAGGAGAGTAAGAACTATGATACAAGTACCAAGCACTCTTAATGTAGCTGATAATACAGGCGTTAAAAAGTTAAAATGTATTAAGGTATTAGGCGGAAGCAGACGCAGATATGCTACTTTAGGTGATGTAATTATCTGTTCTGTAACAGATATAATACCTACTTGCTCTATAGAAAAAGGTAAAGTAGTAAAAGCTGTAATAGTAAGAGTAAAAAAAGAAGTTAGACGCCCTGACGGTTCATATATTCGTTTCGACGAGAATGCTGCTGTTATAGTAGATGATAAGAAAGAGCCACGCGGTAAACGTATATTCGGACCTGTAGCTCGTGAACTTAGAGACAGAGGCTTTATGAAGATAGTATCACTTGCACCAGAGGTAATATAATTATGATAAAGAAACAAGATTTAAGTAAGACAAAATACAAAGTAAAAAAAGGCGATACTGTTGAGGTAATAGCTGGAGAGCAAAGCGGAGAACGCGGAGAGGTATTGTCTGTAGATAGAACAAGAGGCAGAGTTTTAGTAAAAAACATCAATATGGTTAAAAAAACTATGCCTAAAAGCCAAGAGAATCAAAAAGGCGGAATAGTTGAGAAAGAAGCTTCAATACATATATCCAATGTAATGGTAGTAAACAAAGCAGGAAAAGCTACTAGAGTTGGAAGAAAAGAAGTAGACGGTAAACTAAAAAGATATGCCAAAAAATCAGGCGAAGTTCTTGATAAGTAAGTAGGAGAAAATAAATTATGTCAGTATTGAAAGATAGGTATGAAAACGAGATTAAACAGTCTCTTCTAAAAGATATGAATTTAAGCTCTACTATGGCTATCCCTAAAATAGAAAAAATCATAATCAATATGGGAGTAACTCAGGCTGTAACAGACAAAAAATATGTTGATTCTGCTGTAGAAGAACTAAGCCAAATAGCAGGACAGAGAGCTGTTGTAACAAGAGCTAAAAAGTCTATAGCTAACTTCAAATTAAGACAAGGTATGCCTATAGGCTGCAGAGTAACTTTAAGAGGCGAAAGAATGTATGACTTCTTAGAGAGATTAATATTCATAGCATTACCAAGAGTAAGAGACTTCCAAGGTATTCCTAGAAGAGGTTTCGATGGTAATGGTAATTACAACTTAGGAATAAAAGAACATACTATATTCCCAGAAATAAGTTTTGATAAAACAGATGCCGTAAAAGGCTTAAATATAACAATAGTAACTACTGCAGATAATGACGATATGGCACGCACTTTATTAGAAAGAGTTGGTTTGCCATTCCGTGCAGCACCTAAAAGTCAGGAGAATAAATAATGGCTAGATTGGCACTTAAAGTTAAAGCTACAAAAAAACAAAAATATAAAACAAGACAATATAATCGTTGCCCAATATGCGGCAGACCTCGTGCTTATATAAGACAGTACAAGATGTGCAGAATATGTTTTAGAGATTTAGCAAATAAAGGTTTGATACCGGGCGTAACTAAGTCTAGTTGGTAATTTAAGGAGAATATGAATGAGTGTACATGATCCAATAGCAGATGCTTTAACTATAATAAGAAATGGTTGTAGAGCAAAAAAAGAGTCTGTTACTATACCTTTTTCTACAAAAATGGAAAATATACTTGCAATTTTAAAGAAAGAAGGTTATATTAATGACTTCAAAAAAGTAGAAGTAAAAGATAAAAATTTCTTCCGCATAGAAATAGATTTGAAATATTATGAGGGAAGTTCAGTAATAGAAGGAATTCAAAGAGTATCAACTCCAGGTTTAAGAGTTTATACATCAGTAGATACTATACCTCAAGTAAAAAACGGTTTCGGTATATCTGTAATATCTACAAGTAAAGGTGTAATGACAGATAAAGAGGCTAGAAAAGAAAAAGTTGGCGGCGAAGTTTTATGCTACGTTTGGTAATAAATTATTAAGAGGGTATTAATAATGAGTAGATTAGCAAATAAACCTATAGCGATACCTCAAGGCGTTGAAGTTAAGATAGACGGACATAAAGTAATCGTAAAAGGTAAAAGAGGGGAGTTGACAAGAGAGTTTTTTGATTATATAATATTTGAACTCGAAAATAATTCTCTTTGGGTTAAACCTCCTAAGATTGAAAGTACTGACGAGAAAGCTATTAAAGAAAATAAAGCTAAGTACTCTGCACAATTAGGTTTAGTGTGGAAGCTTATTTCTAATATGATAGAAGGCGTTACTAACGGATATAAAAAAGTTCTTCAATTAGAAGGTACAGGTTATCGTTCTAATGTTCAAGGAGATACTATAACATTGCAATTAGGTTTTTCTAGTGATGTTAAAATGAAAATACCAGAAGGTATTAAAGTAACAGTAGAAAAAGATACTAAAATCATTATTGAAGGCAATGATAAAGAACAAGTAGGCGAGCTTGCTATGAATATCAAAAAGAAAAGACCTGTTGAGCCTTATAAAGGTAAAGGTGTTAGATTTGACGGCGAGCATGTAAAATATAAAGAAAGTAAAAAAGCTGCTAAGTAAGGGGTTTTTTATGAGTTTAAGAGAAAAGATTAAAGCTCAACGCGAAAGAAGAAAAAGAAGTATACGTATAAAAATAGAAGGAAGCTCAGAGCGTCCAAGACTTACAGTTCATAAAAGTCTTAAATATGTATCTGCTCAAATAATAGATGATAGTAAAGGTATCACTTTAGCATCAGCATCTTCTCAAGAAAAAGATTTAAAAAGCGGTAAGAATGTGGATATAGCTAAAGAAATAGGTAAAGTTTTAGCTACTAGAGCAAAAGAGAAAAATATAAGTGAAGTTGTATTTGATAGAAACGGATATATATATCATGGAAAAATAAAATCCCTAGCTGACGGTGCTCGTGAAGCAGGATTGAAATTTTAAGGAGTATTACCTTGGCACACGATATAAATAACAACGAAGAAAAAAGTATGTATGAAGAGCGTCTAATAACTTTAAACAGAGTAGCTAAAGTTATGAAAGGCGGAAGACGTTTTAGATTTGCCGCTTTAATGGTTTTAGGCGATAAAAATGGTCATGTTGGTTTAGGTTACGGTAAAGCAAACGAAGTACCAGATGCTATAAGAAAAGCTATAGAGCAAGCTAAGAAAAACATGATAGAAGTTAACTTAAAAGGTGAAACTATACCTCATAATACAGTTGGTGTATTTAGAAGCAGCAGAATAGTTATGAAACCAGCTTCTAAAGGTACAGGAGTTATTTCTGGAGGTCCTGCTCGTGCAGTATTGGAATTAGCAGGAGTTAAAAACATTCTTTCTAAATCTTTAGGAAATAACAACTCTATGAACCTAGCTAAAGCTACTTTTGAAGGTTTAAAATCTTTGAAA
It contains:
- the tuf gene encoding elongation factor Tu, translating into MAKGTYEGNKTHVNVGTIGHVDHGKTTLTSAITAVSSAMFPATVQKVAYDSVAKASESQGRRDPTKILTIATSHVEYESDNRHYAHVDCPGHADYIKNMITGAAQMDGAILVVSAEDGVMPQTKEHVLLSRQVGVNYIVVFLNKCDKLDDPEMAEIVEAEVIDVLDHYGFDGSKTPIIRGSAIKAIQAIEAGKDPRTDPDCKCILDLLNALDTYIPDPVREVDKDFLMSIEDVYSIPGRGTVVTGRIERGKIEKGNEVEIVGIRPTQKTTCTGVEMFKKEVVGIAGYNVGCLLRGIERKAVERGQVLAKPGTITPHKKFEAEVYILKKEEGGRHSGFVSGYRPQMYFRTTDVTGVINLAEGAQMIMPGDNANLTIELITPIAMEEKQRFAIREGGKTVGNGVVTKILE
- the rpsJ gene encoding 30S ribosomal protein S10, producing MKEQKIRVKLKAFDIELIDQSAQSIVASVKKTGARVSGPIPLPTSIRKVTVIRSPHVNIKSREQFEMRIYKRLIDIFDVTPQTTESLKKLALPAGVDVQLK
- the rplC gene encoding 50S ribosomal protein L3, whose protein sequence is MVGIIGKKLGMTTVFDETGNAIAVTVVEAGPCTVMQIRDNEKDGYSAIQLGYGAVKEKHLKKPQIGQFKKANLEPKKYLKEFRMDDASSYTVGQELKADIFQAGDFIDVSSLSKGRGFAGVMKRHNYDGGPMSHGSNFRRRAGSIGCNSYPARVWKGKGMPGHMGNTLTTIQNLKVVEIRPDDNLIMIKGAIPGAINSIVKLTSAVKKRNKKKNSMN
- the rplD gene encoding 50S ribosomal protein L4, with the translated sequence MEVVILNENGDSVGNLEIVDEIFKSEVNNNLLYEAIKNELANRRQGTHSTKTRAEVSGGGKKPWRQKVTGRARAGSTRSPIWVGGGKTHTPKPRDYSYRLPKKMKRKALLSVLSLKYGSNVLKVFEDFTFDAPKTKRMASFISKVKEPNTRKVAFVVGKDESLGDNYNKLLLSLRNIKDLKLVNADSMSIHPLFYADEVYFTKTALSKLNARIKG
- the rplW gene encoding 50S ribosomal protein L23, encoding MYSLLIEPILTEKSNMLRTEPRGTEKRYYVFKVRQDANKTELKKAVEKIFNVHPLDCKIINVKPKKKNRRMSRRGYTRSYKKAIIVLDGKESIDIVK
- the rplB gene encoding 50S ribosomal protein L2; protein product: MAIKKFKPTTPSLRYRTVVDFSDITTNEPCKSLVCGKKRISGRGSNGRITMRRRGGGHKKLFRFVDFRRDKHDVEAKVVSIEYDPNRTARIALLHYTDGEKRYIIWPLGLNVGDRVVSGENAKVKIGCSLPLKKIPLGTIIHNIEITPGKGGQLVRAAGGGAQITAKSGGYCVIRLRSGEERRILENCYATIGQIGNLDHFNTTDGKAGTTRHKGRRPKVRGVVMNPVDHPHGGGEGKSGQGNPHPVSPTGVPTKGYKTRKKHKYSDRLIIKRRGGKK
- the rpsS gene encoding 30S ribosomal protein S19, whose protein sequence is MSRSIKKGPFVDKNLFKKIQAGDNKHQIKTYSRASTIIPEMIGFTINVHNGKTFVAVYIQENMIGHKLGEFAPTRKFISHAGAAKVGKK
- the rplV gene encoding 50S ribosomal protein L22; protein product: MDYKVKVRYLRIGRRKVARLLPFVKGEYVNHAISNLATMPQMSSVVLRKAIKSGIANAIFQSRNINPDTLWVKTAYVDKAPTLKRIRAASRGSADPILKRLSHITIILSDDKKPEKKKLKAKSAKTEEAPKAAEV
- the rpsC gene encoding 30S ribosomal protein S3 gives rise to the protein MGQKVSPIGLRLGINKTWSSKWFEDSRTYADSLHEDLSIRRYIMNYYYKTLKEEQKKIGGKKESFDPAISDIQIVRFPDRINIFISTARAGVVIGPKGQRVETVKTTVQKMVKKPVHFSITEIRDAELDANLAAQSVARQLEMRVAFRRAMKSVITQAMKKGAKGIKVMCSGRLAGADIARTEQYKNGSVPLHTLRANIDYGTAEALTTFGIIGIKVWIYKGEILDKKEHKQDDAGKVISAKGDR
- the rplP gene encoding 50S ribosomal protein L16, translated to MLQPSRMKYRKHHRGRMKGKSKRGSNLTFGDYGLMALEPVWLTDRQIEAARIAISRHVKRVGKMWIKVFPDKPYTKKPAETRMGKGKGNVEYWVAVVKPGKVIFEIAGVPEELAQSAFRLAGFKLPIKTKFIKREAI
- the rpmC gene encoding 50S ribosomal protein L29; translation: MAKNTKDYKSLGLEELKGELLKLEKEYQEHRFEKVVGDARQTHQLKKARKDIARVKTFIRQHELGIKK
- the rpsQ gene encoding 30S ribosomal protein S17 is translated as MESKAKKYKRVLEGIVVSDKMDKTIVVKVESKQKHPLYGKTISKNKRYKAHDEKNECHEGDLVRVIECRPLSKDKKFRLTKIIKKAERIEKDSIDSDVENVLKREKHAPEAAVSSQVEGE
- the rplN gene encoding 50S ribosomal protein L14, coding for MIQVPSTLNVADNTGVKKLKCIKVLGGSRRRYATLGDVIICSVTDIIPTCSIEKGKVVKAVIVRVKKEVRRPDGSYIRFDENAAVIVDDKKEPRGKRIFGPVARELRDRGFMKIVSLAPEVI
- the rplX gene encoding 50S ribosomal protein L24 gives rise to the protein MIKKQDLSKTKYKVKKGDTVEVIAGEQSGERGEVLSVDRTRGRVLVKNINMVKKTMPKSQENQKGGIVEKEASIHISNVMVVNKAGKATRVGRKEVDGKLKRYAKKSGEVLDK
- the rplE gene encoding 50S ribosomal protein L5, which translates into the protein MSVLKDRYENEIKQSLLKDMNLSSTMAIPKIEKIIINMGVTQAVTDKKYVDSAVEELSQIAGQRAVVTRAKKSIANFKLRQGMPIGCRVTLRGERMYDFLERLIFIALPRVRDFQGIPRRGFDGNGNYNLGIKEHTIFPEISFDKTDAVKGLNITIVTTADNDDMARTLLERVGLPFRAAPKSQENK
- a CDS encoding type Z 30S ribosomal protein S14; this translates as MARLALKVKATKKQKYKTRQYNRCPICGRPRAYIRQYKMCRICFRDLANKGLIPGVTKSSW
- the rpsH gene encoding 30S ribosomal protein S8 gives rise to the protein MSVHDPIADALTIIRNGCRAKKESVTIPFSTKMENILAILKKEGYINDFKKVEVKDKNFFRIEIDLKYYEGSSVIEGIQRVSTPGLRVYTSVDTIPQVKNGFGISVISTSKGVMTDKEARKEKVGGEVLCYVW
- the rplF gene encoding 50S ribosomal protein L6 is translated as MSRLANKPIAIPQGVEVKIDGHKVIVKGKRGELTREFFDYIIFELENNSLWVKPPKIESTDEKAIKENKAKYSAQLGLVWKLISNMIEGVTNGYKKVLQLEGTGYRSNVQGDTITLQLGFSSDVKMKIPEGIKVTVEKDTKIIIEGNDKEQVGELAMNIKKKRPVEPYKGKGVRFDGEHVKYKESKKAAK
- the rplR gene encoding 50S ribosomal protein L18 codes for the protein MSLREKIKAQRERRKRSIRIKIEGSSERPRLTVHKSLKYVSAQIIDDSKGITLASASSQEKDLKSGKNVDIAKEIGKVLATRAKEKNISEVVFDRNGYIYHGKIKSLADGAREAGLKF
- the rpsE gene encoding 30S ribosomal protein S5 encodes the protein MAHDINNNEEKSMYEERLITLNRVAKVMKGGRRFRFAALMVLGDKNGHVGLGYGKANEVPDAIRKAIEQAKKNMIEVNLKGETIPHNTVGVFRSSRIVMKPASKGTGVISGGPARAVLELAGVKNILSKSLGNNNSMNLAKATFEGLKSLKTVEYMANKRGVSIDQIYGRVE